The DNA segment GGCCGTGGAACGCGGCACGGGCGAAGCTCCGGGAGGTCGAAGCTGGAAAGAGCGCCAGTGGATGTCCAGTTCGTAGTGGTCGCTCAGTTTTTCCACGGCGAGAGTCGCCAGGAAACAGTAAGGGCACGCGAAATCGGTCCAGGCATGGAGGAGGAGAGCCATACAACGAGTCCTTCCTTCCGTTCTAATAGGAAAGACTGTAGCCCGGGATAACGACAAAAGGCAAAGGAAGAATACTACTAGAGGAGTGAATTACGGGCCTTGCAAAAGTGGGAATCGCACCGCCGGGCAATCCTGCGAAGTCCGAAATATCTCCGCCCAAGAGATTTCAGAAGCACCCCGCCCCGTTGCAAGCAACGAATCGTTTTGCGTCTTCGCAGGATTGCTCGAAAGTGCGCGAGAACAATACCTACATCTGAAAAGAGTCAACCAACAAGACGTACAGGACTCGGAGACAGCTTGTAACTGAAGAGAGTATGAGTGGGGGAAAAGCAGTTGTCACCTGTCAGAAGTACCAGTTCTCAGAAAATAAGTAAATCGGTTTATTGCAGCCAAGAGCACGCCTAGCTGCTAGGTAGGTCTCCTAGGGCACATCGAGCTCAAGCGAGAACACGTCGCGATCCACGCCTGGTAAAACACAAAACGCGAATCGCTGGACCACGCCACTGGGCTCAGCACATTGCCGTGTACGATCACGGTCCACTTCTGCGACGACCACTCGCAATCTTCATCTGATCGGCCAGAGCTGCGCCGCCGGCTCTCAAGTTTGTCTTGGGTTGTTGTAGGGACGGCCTTCCGAGGCCGTACGCCGACACAAATCCTGGTCTATCTTCAATCGCCTGTGTTTGTCTTCGCTTTAGCGCTGGCTTTTATCCCAGCCGATCCCCTCACTCTTCCTCTGTGTCTTCTGTGGTGAACGTTCTCTCTGATCTGCCCGCCCGCTTGACAGAACTCGCCTCCATGAGCCAAGCGTCCCGAAGAATCCCCTCGCGCAGCTCGTGTGCCGCTAAGACCTTCACTCTTCGAATCCGCATTTCTCATAGCACCGAATCGCGCGCAGATTCGTGATGTGAGGATCAAGAATAGCATTGCGCGCGCCCTTGGCCTGAAACAGATACCGCAGCAGCAACAAAATCGATCGTGTGCCCAAGCCGCGATTCCAGCACGAAATTTCGCCAATGAACTGGTCGATTCCGTATACCGCCTCGAGGCATTCATCCGCCCGAAGGCCGTACGAGTTGCGCGATTCCTCGCCAACGAGATAGAACTGCATGTAGCCGATCGGCGCGGATTGCAGGATGATCAGGCAGGGGGTAACGTCTTCTTCGTCGTGAATGCGCGGTGCATACTCAGACTCGATTTGCTCGAGCGCCAGTGGGTGGTCGCGCCCCTCATGAAATTCCAGCACGCGAGGATCGCTGAGCCACTTGGACATCACTTGGTAGTCACCAGGTTCGTCGCGCATCAGCGGATCGCGACCTCAGCGTCACTGATCAGCACCGACATTCTGATTGAGAAAGATACCAGAGATGTGGGTTCCGGAAGCAACGGAGCGAGGACCCAGCCAGCGTGAGTGAGGCAATGGAAAATTTGAGGGTCGTGCTGGTGGCAACGCGCAATCCCCTGAACCTGGGTGCGGCTGCACGCGCGATGAGTAACTTTGGCGCCCTGCATCTGCGCGTGGTCAAGCCATACGAGAAAGCTTATCGGGAATCGGTGTCGGCGGTCGGCGCGTCGGCCGTGATGAAGTCCGCGGAAGAGTTCGCCACCGTCCCGGAAGCCATAGTGGATTGCGCCCTCGTAGTGGGAACGACAGCGGTAGGGAATCGCGATCTGCGGCAACCCCTGATCGGACTGCAGGAGGCGGCACATCTGATTCGGCAGCGCATGAAGAACAGTCGGGTGGGCCTGCTGTTCGGGTCAGAAAAACGCGGATTGTCGAATGACGATATGAGCTATTGCCACTGGCTGTTGCAAATCCCGACGAGAGAAGAACATCGGTCCATGAATTTGGGCCAGGCCGTGGCCGTGTGTTTATATGAACTGTCAAAAAACGAAATTGGAAAATCAAAAGTAGAAAATGAAAGTCCCAATACCGCGGATGAGAAACACTTTGCCGAGATGGAGACCGTGGAACGCGTCACCAGGGCTTGGCTCGAAGCACTGCAACGCAGCGGATATGTTGGCGCGCGCGCCCGGAGCACCTCGGAAGAGAAGCTCCGCAGGATGCTGCGCAGGTTTACGTGGGAAGAAGCGGACGCAGAAGTCGTGCTGGGCATGATGAAGAAAATCGCTGCGAAGTTGAACAAGGAATAACATAGGCGGCGTGAGCGCGCGAAATCATCCCCACCCAGCCGAAATTCAATGTGGCGGCAGACACAGCACAAGACGCGTGGGCGGAAGATGCAATTTGACGGCGAGCTGAGGCCTATGCCGCGGGTACTCTGCGCATCTTTGGCGCGCAGACCACCATCAGTAACACCCCAAGCGCCAGAAGTCCCAAGCTCGCGGGTTCCGGCGTGGCCGCGGGCAGTATCTGGCCGCGAATCTCCCCGCCCGGAAACTCGGCATCGTGGACGTTGAAATACATCATGCCTGCTTCAAGTTCGGCTACCTGCGCAGGGGTGATCGCAAATGTCTGCTCGGGAATAGAGCCCGACGTCACGTTCGGCACGCCAGTGAAGGGAAACAGTACTGCAGCATTGGAGCCTGGCGGCGCGCAACAATGGATATGGCTTACGGTCGCCGGACCACCTATCAGGCCTGTCCAGTTTTCATTCACGGTAATCATCGTCTGTGCAGTATTGAGAATCACCATGCCGAAACCTGTAGCGGTGCTTGCCGTAGGTTCCTGAGCTCCGTCGAGAGTTGCCGTAAAGATGCTGTCGGCTCGCAGCGTTTGGGCCAAGAACAAGACACCTAAAACAAATACAACAACAAGAACACGTCTCATGAATCACCTCCGCGCGGAGGCCGGTATTGTACGTGAAATTGAGTGAATGTAAAGTAGATTTGCAACCCAATGTAAGAAATTTCCCGCAACGTGCTCCACACGCCGCCGCTGCGTGTGCGGCCTTACGCTCTAAAGTGACCTGGACGCTCACAATTTACCGCTGCTAGCCGCCCGCGATCGCCCCAATGATAAGCACAGGTTCCTTGCCGGACGTGACCGCCTCCGGGAGCGCAGCATCCGGTGATTCGTGCGACAGGTCTTCCCCGCAAGCGAAGAATCGCAGGAAGGCGCGGCGCTCTTGCGTGACGTGGTCGCGAATAGTCCCTCGCAGCATCGGATATTGCGCCTCCAATGCGTCGAGCACCGCTCGCAGCGTCACCGGTGCCACAACATCGAGTTGCACTTCGCCGCTAACGTGCGCCAGCGAGCGCAAATGCGGCGGTAGCTCCACTAGGATCATGCTAATGTCTGCACCTCGACCGAATAAACGGCCGGCAGATCGCGCACGATCGGAGACCACGTGTCACCGGCATCCGGCGAGCAATACACTTGGCCCCCAGATGTG comes from the Terriglobales bacterium genome and includes:
- a CDS encoding TrmH family RNA methyltransferase; this translates as MENLRVVLVATRNPLNLGAAARAMSNFGALHLRVVKPYEKAYRESVSAVGASAVMKSAEEFATVPEAIVDCALVVGTTAVGNRDLRQPLIGLQEAAHLIRQRMKNSRVGLLFGSEKRGLSNDDMSYCHWLLQIPTREEHRSMNLGQAVAVCLYELSKNEIGKSKVENESPNTADEKHFAEMETVERVTRAWLEALQRSGYVGARARSTSEEKLRRMLRRFTWEEADAEVVLGMMKKIAAKLNKE
- a CDS encoding CHRD domain-containing protein, translated to MRRVLVVVFVLGVLFLAQTLRADSIFTATLDGAQEPTASTATGFGMVILNTAQTMITVNENWTGLIGGPATVSHIHCCAPPGSNAAVLFPFTGVPNVTSGSIPEQTFAITPAQVAELEAGMMYFNVHDAEFPGGEIRGQILPAATPEPASLGLLALGVLLMVVCAPKMRRVPAA
- a CDS encoding GNAT family N-acetyltransferase, producing MRDEPGDYQVMSKWLSDPRVLEFHEGRDHPLALEQIESEYAPRIHDEEDVTPCLIILQSAPIGYMQFYLVGEESRNSYGLRADECLEAVYGIDQFIGEISCWNRGLGTRSILLLLRYLFQAKGARNAILDPHITNLRAIRCYEKCGFEE
- a CDS encoding MoaD/ThiS family protein → MILVELPPHLRSLAHVSGEVQLDVVAPVTLRAVLDALEAQYPMLRGTIRDHVTQERRAFLRFFACGEDLSHESPDAALPEAVTSGKEPVLIIGAIAGG